Sequence from the Candidatus Methanomethylicota archaeon genome:
GATGAGGCAGTATCGTATTTAATTTCGAAAATAAAGGAAAGGCTGAAACAAGGAGGTTGGAGAAATTTAGCTTTAATAACAGAAGCATTTAGAATTGAATACTATGAAATCGTCAGAAAATTATATAAGGAAAGAAAACAGCAGATAAAATCCTATGCAGGCTTTGCCTCCGCCCACATTTCGCCTGTTGGCGAAGTCTGGGAATGCGCCGTTTACGCCACATCAATGGGAAACCTAAGAAACTACGACTACGACTTCAGAAAACTGTGGACCTCCAAGCAAGCGCAACAGGTACGCCAAAAAGTCAAGCAAGCGCACCCCTGCCCACTAGCCAACGAATGCTATTCTAACATGTTACTCAGCCCTACGTATCTTTATAAAGTCGCGAAGAACTACCTCTCCAGCATATGAAACCCAGCAGAGATCTCCGCGCGCGCCTAATCTATGAGGACGAAACGTTACGGAAAATTTATAAGATTATAAGTGCTACCGCTTTCATGGGTATCGGAAACAGCTATCGGCAAATTTCACAATACAAACTTATGAAAAAATGGGAGCGGCAATACAATATAAAAAGTGCATTAGAGGCACCCTATGATCAGGCCACTCTGGGTGTTGATGGTTTGATCTTTTCTTTTAAGGCAGAAAAAGGAAAAGATTTAGCAGGATTTCCAGACAATAGTTATGATTTAGTTTGGAACTTTGGTTTTCTGCAAAGAAAACCAGAATTAATATACGAAATGAAACGAGTAGCAAGACGCTATGTTGCTGCATTCGTTCCCAATGTAGCTAATCCAGGAGTTTTAGTTCATAAAATTTACCATAAAGTGTATAAAAAGCCTTGCTATCATCCTGAACGGGGCCATCCTACGCTCATGACACTTAGTGGTTTACGGCAGTTATTCGTACAAGCAGGTCTAAAGATTCTTGAATCAGGGTACGTTGACATTCCTCCCTGGCCAGACACTGTCGTAACATTAAGGGAGCTTTTAGGGGCTGAAAAGAGGCAGGTTATATACATAAAACCATCATTAAAATTTTTATATATATTAGTTAATTTAGAAGATATTTTATATCCAAAAAGTATATTTGCGCACCACTGTTATGTACTGGGTGAAAAGATATGAGAGTAAACGATAATAACGGTATCATTTTCATTACAGGGGGTACAGGTTTTATAGGTTCTCATATAGTAGAAGAATTAATAATGAAAGGTTATAGATTAAGATGTTTAGTTCGTAAAAAGGAAAGTGCAGCAAAAATACTTTATTTATTACGTAATATTCCAAATTCAGAAAAATATATAGAATTTGTTTATGGTGATATAACGCAAAAGTTACCAAAACATTACTTTCGCGATGTAACGATTGTGCTTCATTTAGCTGCTGCTATCGAGACTGGTTATTACCAGAATTATGACGTATTATATAAAACCAATGTTTTAGGTACAAGAAATGTAGTGGAAGCGATATTAGCTGGAGGAGAAACAATTGAAAACTTTATCCATTTTAGTAGTATGGCAGCTATTGGTATCCGAGATCTCGACACGCTGGTTACTGAAGATATAGAATGCAAACCAGATACTCCCTATGGTAAGACCAAATATGAGAGTGAGCTCCTACTTAGAAGATACTGGGAAGAAAACAAATTACCAGTCACAATTCTGAGATTACCCACGGTATACGGTCCTCGTGAACAATATAATTTCAGAAAATTAGTCAAAGCCATTAAGAACAAAAGATTTGCTTTTATAGGAGATGGAGAGAATTTAACTAGCGTCCTCTATGTAAAGAATCTTAGCCATGAAATAGATAAATTCTTCGTAAAAGGGAGAGGCGAAATATACCATTTAGCAGACCCGGAACCGATATCATGGAAAAGATTAGTTGAATACATCTCAGAAGCTTTAGGCATACAGCCACCAGCACTACACATTCCGGTATCATTAGCGAAAGTAGCTGCTTTAGCATTCGAAGTAATAGCCAAACTCACTCATATAGAGCCTCCCTTGCACAGAGGCCGCGTAAAAACATTAACAAGTAACTTTGCTTTTAGCATAGAAAAAGCAGTTAAAGAAATCGGGTATTCTCCTCCCTATCCAACACAGATCGCAATAAAAGAAACGATCTTGAGCATTTCAAATGAAATTTAAGATATTAGCGCGCGATATGATATACATTATAGAACGAATACTAAAAAGTAAATCCTATATAGTTGATATAGTTTCTTTTATTATTTTTGTTGCTTTAATATTATTTTTTGATAAAATATTTTTTAATGGACAAATTTTTCATAAAGGTCATGATTTATAT
This genomic interval carries:
- a CDS encoding SPASM domain-containing protein → DEAVSYLISKIKERLKQGGWRNLALITEAFRIEYYEIVRKLYKERKQQIKSYAGFASAHISPVGEVWECAVYATSMGNLRNYDYDFRKLWTSKQAQQVRQKVKQAHPCPLANECYSNMLLSPTYLYKVAKNYLSSI
- a CDS encoding GDP-mannose 4,6-dehydratase, producing the protein MRVNDNNGIIFITGGTGFIGSHIVEELIMKGYRLRCLVRKKESAAKILYLLRNIPNSEKYIEFVYGDITQKLPKHYFRDVTIVLHLAAAIETGYYQNYDVLYKTNVLGTRNVVEAILAGGETIENFIHFSSMAAIGIRDLDTLVTEDIECKPDTPYGKTKYESELLLRRYWEENKLPVTILRLPTVYGPREQYNFRKLVKAIKNKRFAFIGDGENLTSVLYVKNLSHEIDKFFVKGRGEIYHLADPEPISWKRLVEYISEALGIQPPALHIPVSLAKVAALAFEVIAKLTHIEPPLHRGRVKTLTSNFAFSIEKAVKEIGYSPPYPTQIAIKETILSISNEI